A part of Uloborus diversus isolate 005 unplaced genomic scaffold, Udiv.v.3.1 scaffold_980, whole genome shotgun sequence genomic DNA contains:
- the LOC129234080 gene encoding eukaryotic translation initiation factor 2 subunit 1-like has protein sequence MGAYVHLLEYDNMNAMILISEVTRKRIRSLQKLLRVGSTECAVVIRVDVEKQYVDLSKCRVTEEDASLCLKRYAKAKAIYSILHNVAQRLGFTSSEQLEELFENTTWCLERKLKRKAVAYDVFKKAVENTALLDDLNLDNTTRRILHSVITNKLSSGSIHIRTDIDVTCFEKAGIDGIKSALKAGLKMKTENVLLKIQLIATPTYMLLATAQSKDQGEDVVHKALKAIEAEIKSYGGNFKMVFGLKIVTECETDIQDPDKFSAGDEDISDE, from the coding sequence ATGGGTGCTTATGTCCACCTACTGGAATATGACAACATGAACGCCATGATCCTCATATCTGAGGTGACAAGGAAGAGGATTCGGTCCTTGCAGAAGCTTCTAAGAGTTGGCAGTACCGAATGTGCGGTTGTGATACGAGTCGACGTCGAGAAACAGTATGTGGATTTGTCCAAATGCAGAGTGACAGAAGAAGATGCCAGTTTATGTCTTAAAAGGTATGCCAAAGCTAAAGCAATTTATAGCATTCTGCATAATGTTGCGCAAAGACTAGGATTTACTTCGTCCGAGCAACTGGAAgaactttttgaaaatacaaCCTGGTGCTTGGAAAGGAAACTAAAACGAAAAGCTGTTGCTTATGATGTTTTCAAGAAAGCAGTCGAGAATACAGCCTTGCTTGATGATTTGAACTTAGACAACACCACGAGACGTATTTTACATTCTGTCATCACCAATAAGTTATCTTCTGGCAGTATTCACATCAGGACGGACATTGACGTAACATGCTTTGAAAAGGCTGGCATCGATGGTATTAAGAGTGCCCTGAAAGCCGGACTTAAAATGAAAACcgaaaatgtacttttaaagatTCAGCTGATTGCAACTCCTACGTACATGCTCTTAGCAACAGCACAAAGTAAAGATCAAGGAGAAGATGTTGTTCACAAGGCTCTTAAGGCTATTGAAGCTGAAATAAAGTCATATGGAGgaaattttaaaatggtttttggcCTGAAAATAGTAACGGAATGCGAAACAGATATTCAAGATCCCGATAAATTTTCAGCAGGTGATGAAGATATATCAGATGAATAA